In Desulfovibrio sp. JC010, one genomic interval encodes:
- a CDS encoding Mu transposase C-terminal domain-containing protein, translating into MTQVNITYTTQELVELLSVTAMTVSRRAKREGWQSQPRPGRGGGKLWVVASMPESTRDQISASITSQMQAEQPESLTPSKPQLPAVLPVNLADWQREIMEARLIILAEVQRIAVIDGIIKAEKRFAKMARTGELSQYYQDLIAKANARKGKARALSASTLRNWRRINNKEGAEGLAPKVTQAPLEKQFPSWLLPFLRAWRLPSKPSISQTYYDHKDDLNLPSLRTVERKVAALGELEKNKGRLLPREIKRYKAFVRRETKNLKPTDVFTGDGHTMDMYVLHPAHGKPFRPEVTSILDVATRRCVGWSIGLAEDSWGVADAIRMSVVDHGIPAIFYVDNGGGFKNKLLDSPGMGILARLAVSKEHSLPYASQARGLIERFQRELIRNARRMPGYCGMDMDKEAAQLVRKKALKEIKETGTTRLFPTWEQFMTMMNELVAAYNDRPHSSLPKFTDPTTGKKRNQSPNERWAALESKADIIIPDESEVADLFRPYEIRTVRRCEINLYRNRYFSKGLEDYHGQEMQIGYDIHDASKVWVRDLDGRFVCEAGFEANSADYFPMPVIEQAREKRAKGREKRLQVHMDEVQAELHGIGGAIEAAPVAQKLKMTPEQELIEAELTREFEEQQHGTVIDLKAEEPSKGKVLNLKSEPSSPIPSDPLERFRLALELEEQISQGINVDSRLAVWLGSYQTHAEYITNKQMCEDFGVAAVLG; encoded by the coding sequence ATGACTCAGGTAAACATCACATACACCACCCAAGAGCTTGTCGAGCTGCTTTCTGTTACCGCCATGACTGTCTCCCGCCGTGCCAAGCGCGAAGGCTGGCAGTCACAGCCCCGTCCGGGCCGTGGCGGCGGCAAGCTCTGGGTGGTGGCTTCCATGCCTGAGTCAACCCGTGATCAAATTTCCGCCTCAATCACCTCGCAGATGCAGGCGGAACAGCCGGAGTCCCTAACTCCCTCCAAACCCCAACTCCCGGCTGTTCTGCCTGTCAATCTTGCTGATTGGCAGCGGGAAATCATGGAAGCACGTTTGATCATACTGGCAGAGGTCCAGCGGATCGCGGTCATAGATGGCATCATTAAAGCTGAAAAGCGTTTTGCCAAGATGGCCCGTACCGGGGAACTTTCCCAGTATTATCAAGACCTCATTGCTAAAGCCAATGCCCGCAAGGGTAAAGCGAGGGCTTTGTCCGCTTCTACCCTGCGGAATTGGCGCAGGATCAACAACAAGGAAGGTGCGGAAGGACTTGCCCCCAAGGTGACGCAAGCTCCCCTTGAAAAGCAATTTCCATCATGGCTTTTGCCGTTCCTCCGTGCATGGCGTTTGCCCTCAAAACCGAGCATTTCGCAGACTTACTACGACCATAAAGACGATTTAAATTTGCCTTCTCTGCGCACAGTTGAACGCAAGGTAGCCGCGCTGGGTGAACTGGAGAAGAACAAAGGGCGGCTCCTGCCACGTGAAATTAAAAGGTACAAGGCTTTTGTCCGCCGTGAGACTAAAAACCTTAAGCCTACTGATGTCTTCACTGGCGATGGTCACACCATGGATATGTATGTTTTGCATCCGGCACACGGTAAGCCGTTCAGGCCGGAAGTTACCAGCATCCTTGATGTGGCAACCCGCCGTTGTGTTGGCTGGTCAATTGGCTTGGCAGAGGATTCATGGGGTGTTGCTGATGCCATACGTATGTCGGTTGTAGATCACGGCATACCTGCAATTTTCTATGTTGATAACGGTGGTGGTTTTAAAAACAAACTTCTGGATTCTCCGGGCATGGGCATACTTGCAAGGCTTGCCGTTAGCAAAGAACACTCCCTCCCGTATGCATCACAGGCACGTGGCTTGATTGAACGCTTTCAAAGGGAGCTGATTAGAAATGCCCGGCGCATGCCCGGTTACTGCGGCATGGATATGGACAAGGAAGCCGCGCAGCTCGTGCGTAAAAAAGCCCTCAAAGAGATCAAAGAAACCGGGACCACCCGCCTATTCCCCACTTGGGAACAGTTCATGACAATGATGAACGAGCTTGTGGCTGCATACAATGACCGCCCACATTCATCACTGCCTAAATTTACTGACCCCACCACTGGCAAGAAACGCAATCAATCTCCTAATGAACGCTGGGCTGCTCTGGAATCCAAAGCTGACATCATCATTCCTGATGAATCAGAAGTTGCGGACCTTTTCCGTCCCTACGAAATCCGCACCGTGCGCCGCTGTGAGATCAACCTTTACCGCAACCGCTATTTTTCCAAAGGACTTGAGGACTATCACGGCCAAGAAATGCAGATTGGCTACGACATCCACGATGCCAGCAAGGTCTGGGTCCGCGATCTGGATGGACGCTTCGTATGCGAGGCCGGATTTGAAGCGAACTCGGCTGACTACTTCCCCATGCCGGTCATTGAGCAGGCCCGTGAAAAACGCGCCAAGGGCCGCGAGAAACGTCTGCAAGTTCATATGGACGAGGTTCAGGCCGAGCTGCACGGCATAGGTGGAGCTATTGAGGCTGCCCCGGTTGCCCAGAAGCTCAAGATGACTCCTGAACAGGAGTTGATTGAAGCCGAGCTTACCCGTGAATTTGAAGAACAGCAGCACGGTACCGTGATTGACCTTAAGGCCGAAGAACCAAGTAAAGGCAAGGTGCTGAACCTCAAATCTGAACCGTCCAGCCCCATCCCTTCAGACCCGCTGGAACGCTTCCGTCTTGCCCTTGAGCTTGAAGAACAAATTTCCCAAGGCATTAACGTGGATAGCCGCCTTGCCGTATGGCTGGGCAGCTATCAAACCCATGCTGAATACATCACCAACAAACAGATGTGTGAAGATTTCGGCGTGGCCGCAGTATTAGGATAA
- a CDS encoding helix-turn-helix domain-containing protein, whose product MSIGERIKIIRGKTPQKMFASTIGVAQNTLGNYERNERTPNADVIVAIADTYGVSFDWLLTGNGEKKGEQKAEKDLVRETSKDYEATNRHKDQLEELQQEIKELRQDNRELRQDNRELRQENRELRQQARYAEPLTGKLKITTYGPNGDINEEVVDAPKVSDD is encoded by the coding sequence ATGAGCATAGGCGAAAGAATCAAAATTATTCGCGGCAAAACACCCCAAAAGATGTTTGCAAGCACAATCGGGGTTGCCCAAAACACACTCGGCAATTACGAACGCAACGAGCGTACACCAAATGCTGATGTTATCGTTGCAATTGCAGATACCTACGGCGTGTCGTTTGATTGGCTCCTGACAGGAAACGGAGAAAAAAAAGGGGAGCAAAAAGCAGAAAAGGACCTGGTCCGCGAGACCTCCAAGGACTATGAAGCCACAAATAGACACAAAGACCAGCTGGAAGAACTCCAGCAAGAAATAAAGGAATTACGGCAAGATAACCGAGAATTAAGGCAAGACAACCGGGAACTAAGACAGGAGAATAGAGAGCTACGACAGCAGGCTAGATATGCCGAACCATTGACCGGAAAGCTGAAAATCACCACATATGGACCGAATGGCGATATCAACGAGGAAGTGGTGGACGCTCCTAAAGTTTCTGACGATTAA
- a CDS encoding methyl-accepting chemotaxis protein: MKIKLLLGVVVSAVLGALSVFAAANFGTDPQSVLIVTAAVVFAVVLLCGGLAVQLITAGAANGADGIITYLKGVAEGDFNSNRPDCGEGESGQLEAQVCTTVDALKKRIGFSEGVLNAIAEAYPFMTCDAEAKVNFVGSKLFKISGKTGKPEDYYGLTTGGYVYGDNSRKTRTDRVVSEGIRIEGETSFEGERGLHILQFSGEPFYDLDDELCGALTIYFDLTEVREQQREIEENSERVAKVAADLVDITGQVNSSAGIIASQIGEASKGAAMQSDRITATATAMEEMNSTTMEVARNAVDAADNATDAANNAGEGQNEVRDLIESIETMNGHANNLGTFMNELGQQTDSVGSVITVIQDIADQTNLLALNAAIEAARAGEAGRGFAVVADEVRKLAEKTMTATDEVGTAIKAIQDGAKRSIEGVELASQAVEQSTKIAHSSGQTLERIVEIVSGTSDQVQSIATAAEQQSATSEEINRAVDDINSIAAKTAEGMNAANEASTELVRMSDELNTLIKQLSS, translated from the coding sequence ATGAAGATTAAATTGCTGCTTGGGGTTGTAGTCAGTGCTGTTTTGGGGGCTTTATCTGTCTTTGCCGCAGCAAATTTCGGAACTGATCCTCAGTCCGTATTGATAGTTACGGCAGCCGTTGTTTTTGCTGTTGTTTTGCTGTGCGGGGGACTTGCTGTACAGCTTATTACTGCCGGAGCTGCCAATGGTGCTGATGGGATCATTACCTATCTTAAAGGTGTTGCCGAAGGAGATTTCAATTCCAACAGGCCTGATTGCGGTGAAGGGGAATCAGGACAGCTGGAGGCGCAGGTTTGCACTACTGTTGATGCGCTTAAAAAGCGGATCGGCTTTTCCGAAGGCGTTCTCAATGCCATTGCCGAGGCATATCCCTTTATGACCTGTGATGCTGAGGCAAAGGTTAACTTTGTCGGCAGCAAGCTTTTTAAAATTTCCGGTAAAACAGGTAAACCTGAAGATTATTACGGCCTGACAACCGGCGGATATGTTTATGGTGATAACTCCCGTAAAACCCGTACCGACCGTGTTGTAAGCGAAGGAATCAGAATTGAGGGTGAAACTTCCTTTGAAGGTGAGCGCGGACTCCATATTCTGCAGTTTTCCGGTGAGCCTTTTTATGATCTTGATGATGAGCTTTGCGGTGCGCTGACCATTTATTTTGATTTGACCGAAGTAAGGGAGCAGCAGCGTGAAATTGAGGAAAACTCTGAACGCGTGGCTAAAGTTGCTGCTGATCTGGTGGACATTACCGGGCAGGTAAACTCATCTGCCGGGATCATCGCTTCCCAGATAGGTGAGGCATCCAAAGGCGCGGCAATGCAGTCCGACAGGATTACCGCAACCGCTACCGCCATGGAAGAGATGAACAGCACAACCATGGAAGTTGCGCGAAATGCTGTTGATGCCGCAGATAATGCCACCGATGCTGCCAATAATGCCGGGGAAGGGCAGAACGAGGTTCGTGATCTGATTGAGTCCATTGAGACCATGAATGGGCATGCCAATAATCTCGGAACTTTCATGAATGAACTCGGCCAGCAGACTGATTCCGTGGGCAGTGTTATCACCGTGATTCAAGATATTGCCGACCAGACCAATCTGCTGGCTCTGAACGCGGCTATTGAGGCGGCCCGTGCAGGTGAAGCCGGGCGCGGATTCGCTGTTGTTGCCGATGAAGTCCGTAAGCTTGCTGAAAAAACCATGACCGCCACAGACGAAGTGGGTACTGCTATTAAAGCAATTCAGGACGGTGCCAAGCGTTCCATTGAAGGGGTTGAGCTGGCCAGTCAGGCTGTGGAACAGTCTACTAAAATCGCCCATAGCTCCGGGCAGACCCTTGAGCGTATTGTTGAGATCGTCAGCGGAACTTCTGATCAGGTGCAGTCCATTGCAACTGCCGCCGAGCAGCAGTCCGCAACCAGCGAGGAAATCAACCGGGCCGTGGATGACATTAATTCCATCGCTGCCAAGACTGCCGAAGGCATGAACGCCGCCAATGAAGCCAGTACCGAACTTGTACGCATGAGCGACGAGCTTAATACTTTGATTAAACAGCTTTCTTCCTAG
- a CDS encoding Sbal_3080 family lipoprotein, whose translation MNIRWLLIVVVLVSGCTSIKVVNEPVPEILQADKVCIIVHDDTREVFKTTLKEWLREQGITPDVYPQETSVDVCEWTLEYEGRWSWVVALYLADAKITAYHDGAEAGRAWLEIGKWDGHKWEGGKQRIRKLMDMLSGKVDHYELPVLVKDEKA comes from the coding sequence ATGAATATAAGATGGTTATTGATTGTTGTGGTGCTGGTTTCAGGATGCACATCTATTAAGGTTGTTAACGAGCCTGTTCCTGAAATTCTGCAAGCTGATAAAGTCTGCATAATAGTTCATGATGATACACGTGAAGTATTTAAAACCACCCTCAAAGAGTGGTTGAGAGAGCAGGGAATCACACCTGATGTTTATCCGCAGGAAACTTCCGTAGATGTATGCGAATGGACGCTTGAGTATGAAGGACGCTGGTCTTGGGTTGTCGCTCTGTATTTGGCAGATGCCAAGATCACCGCTTATCACGATGGGGCTGAAGCAGGACGGGCCTGGCTGGAGATCGGAAAATGGGACGGGCATAAATGGGAAGGCGGGAAACAACGAATTCGCAAATTAATGGACATGCTTTCCGGTAAGGTTGATCATTATGAGTTGCCTGTGCTGGTGAAGGATGAGAAGGCGTAA
- a CDS encoding AraC family transcriptional regulator, protein MREFNYTRHNDLTVLSAKFDKFEYRKHSHEEYAIGVTLTGIQKYWLEGEMLQSGPGGVMLFHPEQLHDGCSGDKSGLEYVMSYIPRQLFEEVSGQKDVLKFSSPIIYDRKLAENIVRLTRSIEAGHGELLVSELIMSVVNSSANINDELRTPKNFKAISRAIEIMHDNFEAPLKLDEICKEVQMSKFHFIRQFKAIKGLSPYQFFLGRRIEQAKKYLDEGKELYDVMLECGFYDLSHFNRQFKSVYGLTAHAYIKLLRKSG, encoded by the coding sequence ATGCGTGAATTCAACTACACCAGACATAACGACCTGACCGTACTTTCGGCAAAATTCGATAAATTCGAATACCGCAAGCATTCGCACGAGGAGTACGCCATCGGGGTCACCCTGACCGGGATTCAGAAATACTGGCTGGAAGGAGAAATGCTCCAGTCCGGTCCCGGCGGAGTTATGCTTTTCCATCCGGAACAACTGCATGACGGCTGCTCCGGCGACAAAAGCGGGCTGGAATACGTTATGTCCTACATCCCCCGTCAGCTGTTTGAGGAAGTTTCCGGCCAAAAGGATGTACTCAAATTCTCATCCCCCATTATCTATGACCGCAAACTGGCTGAAAATATCGTCCGCCTGACCCGTTCCATAGAAGCCGGACACGGAGAACTGCTGGTCAGTGAACTGATCATGAGTGTTGTCAACAGCTCAGCAAACATAAATGATGAGCTGCGCACGCCCAAAAATTTCAAAGCAATCAGCCGGGCCATTGAAATAATGCACGATAATTTTGAAGCTCCGCTCAAACTGGATGAAATCTGCAAGGAAGTGCAGATGTCCAAATTTCACTTCATCCGCCAGTTCAAGGCAATTAAAGGACTTTCGCCCTACCAGTTCTTTCTGGGACGCAGGATTGAACAGGCTAAAAAATATCTGGATGAAGGCAAAGAGCTTTACGATGTAATGCTTGAATGCGGATTCTACGATCTCTCGCACTTTAACCGCCAATTTAAAAGCGTGTACGGATTAACCGCACACGCCTATATAAAACTTCTCCGCAAATCCGGCTAA
- a CDS encoding Crp/Fnr family transcriptional regulator: protein MNLQQEISEFPIFAKLQEEQLERISRHGAVNEIPRKAVFFSEDNSSKGLHILLSGKVKLFKISDDGKEQTIFVFGPGEPFCLCSVFSDGVLPANMSALEDSRVLYIKPAEYEKLVQEDPTILMHMMRVMSRRLKDAMEMIDSLSLKQVPSRLAAYFLTREKNGLVEMDISYRELSKIIGITPEALSRTMKKMAAGGLINVEGNEIKINDLEELSRCSEGGCLR from the coding sequence AACAGCTGGAACGCATCTCCCGGCACGGCGCAGTAAATGAAATCCCCAGAAAAGCGGTCTTCTTCAGCGAAGACAACTCCTCAAAAGGTCTGCACATCCTGCTTTCCGGCAAGGTAAAACTCTTTAAAATTTCCGATGACGGCAAAGAACAGACCATCTTTGTTTTCGGTCCCGGTGAACCTTTCTGTCTCTGCTCCGTATTTTCGGACGGAGTACTCCCGGCCAATATGAGCGCGCTGGAAGACAGCCGGGTGCTCTACATCAAACCCGCAGAATATGAAAAACTTGTTCAGGAAGACCCTACTATTTTAATGCATATGATGCGGGTCATGTCCCGGCGACTGAAAGATGCCATGGAAATGATTGATTCACTTTCGCTTAAGCAGGTGCCCTCCCGGCTGGCGGCATATTTCCTGACCCGCGAGAAAAACGGGCTGGTGGAAATGGATATTTCCTACCGGGAGCTTTCCAAAATCATCGGCATCACCCCGGAAGCCCTTTCAAGAACCATGAAGAAGATGGCTGCCGGAGGTCTTATTAATGTCGAAGGCAATGAGATAAAAATCAATGACCTTGAAGAACTGTCCCGTTGCAGTGAAGGAGGATGCCTGCGTTAA